In the genome of Vicia villosa cultivar HV-30 ecotype Madison, WI linkage group LG7, Vvil1.0, whole genome shotgun sequence, one region contains:
- the LOC131616539 gene encoding uncharacterized protein LOC131616539 isoform X2 translates to MKNLQSTEELQSSAQASHEPKSEPPNNHTTDAPVADSGSASASSNDSKKVSRQDIELVQNLIERCLQLYMNKDEVVKTLLTRAKIDPGFTTLVWQKLEEENADFFRAYYVRLKLKKQILLFNHLLEHQCHLMKYPMPPKVPLAPIQNGIHPMPVNNLPMGYPVLQQHPMPAAGQPHIDSMGISSCHVVNGVPAPSNFHPIRMNSGNDMVMDHSVPDMAPMIQQNGTMSSVSEMPVSPTSVASSGHFPFTASEISGMGTDASVLDSAFTSDVASSVGLQLAQDGGNGISRSLDQIQWNFSLSDLTADLPNLGDLGALGNYPGSPFLPSDSDMLLESPDQQDIVDDFFVNSDPPCSQSDEEKS, encoded by the exons ATGAAGAACTTGCAG AGCACAGAAGAATTACAGTCATCAGCTCAAGCTTCGCACGAGCCCAAGAGCGAACCACCTAACAATCACACAACCGATGCTCCCGTTGCAGACTCAGGGTCCGCATCTGCTTCAAGCAATGATAGCAAAAAAGTTTCGCGGCAGGATATTGAGCTT GTCCAGAATTTGATAGAACGTTGCCTGCAATTATATATGAATAAAGATGAAGTCGTTAAAACACTGCTGACTCGGGCAAAGATAGATCCCGGATTTACAACTCTTG TGTGGCAGAAGTTGGAAGAAGAGAATGCTGATTTCTTCAGAGCCTATTATGTTAGACTAAAATTGAAAAAGCAGATACTTTTATTCAATCACTTGCTTGAACATCAATGTCATCTAATGAAGTATCCCATGCCTCCAAAGGTTCCATTGGCTCCAATACAAAATGGAATCCATCCTATGCCTG TCAACAATCTACCTATGGGATATCCTGTGCTACAACAGCATCCTATGCCAGCAGCAGGTCAACCTCATATAGACTCCATGGGTATATCAAGTTGTCACGTCGTTAATGGAGTCCCTGCACCGAGCAATTTTCATCCTATTCGTATGAATTCTGGGAACGA TATGGTGATGGACCATAGTGTGCCTGATATGGCTCCCATGATTCAACAAAACGGCACAATGTCATCCGTCTCAGAAATGCCAGTGAGTCCAACATCAGTAGCATCGAGTGGTCATTTCCCCTTCACCGCATCCGAAATATCAGGAATGGGCACAGACGCATCCGTTCTCGATTCAGCATTTACATCCGACGTGGCAAGTTCAGTAGGACTACAGCTGGCACAAGATGGCGGAAACGGAATTTCTCGATCTCTGGATCAAATTCAATGGAATTTTAGCCTATCAGATTTAACCGCAGATTTACCAAACTTGGGAG ATCTAGGAGCTTTGGGAAACTATCCGGGTTCGCCGTTTTTGCCATCTGATTCAGACATGTTGCTTGAATCTCCCGATCAACAGGATATAG TGGATGACTTCTTTGTTAATTCTGATCCTCCATGCTCTCAATCAGATGAGGAGAAATCTTAA
- the LOC131616539 gene encoding uncharacterized protein LOC131616539 isoform X1 → MKNLQSTEELQSSAQASHEPKSEPPNNHTTDAPVADSGSASASSNDSKKVSRQDIELVQNLIERCLQLYMNKDEVVKTLLTRAKIDPGFTTLVWQKLEEENADFFRAYYVRLKLKKQILLFNHLLEHQCHLMKYPMPPKVPLAPIQNGIHPMPVNNLPMGYPVLQQHPMPAAGQPHIDSMGISSCHVVNGVPAPSNFHPIRMNSGNDMVMDHSVPDMAPMIQQNGTMSSVSEMPVSPTSVASSGHFPFTASEISGMGTDASVLDSAFTSDVASSVGLQLAQDGGNGISRSLDQIQWNFSLSDLTADLPNLGGNFISRSSLRYIVKFARYLQLRLQIADLGALGNYPGSPFLPSDSDMLLESPDQQDIVDDFFVNSDPPCSQSDEEKS, encoded by the exons ATGAAGAACTTGCAG AGCACAGAAGAATTACAGTCATCAGCTCAAGCTTCGCACGAGCCCAAGAGCGAACCACCTAACAATCACACAACCGATGCTCCCGTTGCAGACTCAGGGTCCGCATCTGCTTCAAGCAATGATAGCAAAAAAGTTTCGCGGCAGGATATTGAGCTT GTCCAGAATTTGATAGAACGTTGCCTGCAATTATATATGAATAAAGATGAAGTCGTTAAAACACTGCTGACTCGGGCAAAGATAGATCCCGGATTTACAACTCTTG TGTGGCAGAAGTTGGAAGAAGAGAATGCTGATTTCTTCAGAGCCTATTATGTTAGACTAAAATTGAAAAAGCAGATACTTTTATTCAATCACTTGCTTGAACATCAATGTCATCTAATGAAGTATCCCATGCCTCCAAAGGTTCCATTGGCTCCAATACAAAATGGAATCCATCCTATGCCTG TCAACAATCTACCTATGGGATATCCTGTGCTACAACAGCATCCTATGCCAGCAGCAGGTCAACCTCATATAGACTCCATGGGTATATCAAGTTGTCACGTCGTTAATGGAGTCCCTGCACCGAGCAATTTTCATCCTATTCGTATGAATTCTGGGAACGA TATGGTGATGGACCATAGTGTGCCTGATATGGCTCCCATGATTCAACAAAACGGCACAATGTCATCCGTCTCAGAAATGCCAGTGAGTCCAACATCAGTAGCATCGAGTGGTCATTTCCCCTTCACCGCATCCGAAATATCAGGAATGGGCACAGACGCATCCGTTCTCGATTCAGCATTTACATCCGACGTGGCAAGTTCAGTAGGACTACAGCTGGCACAAGATGGCGGAAACGGAATTTCTCGATCTCTGGATCAAATTCAATGGAATTTTAGCCTATCAGATTTAACCGCAGATTTACCAAACTTGGGAGGTAATTTCATATCAAGATCTTCTTTAAGATATATCGTAAAGTTTGCCAGATATTTACAACTGCGTTTGCAAATTGCAGATCTAGGAGCTTTGGGAAACTATCCGGGTTCGCCGTTTTTGCCATCTGATTCAGACATGTTGCTTGAATCTCCCGATCAACAGGATATAG TGGATGACTTCTTTGTTAATTCTGATCCTCCATGCTCTCAATCAGATGAGGAGAAATCTTAA